The following nucleotide sequence is from candidate division WOR-3 bacterium.
GCTATCACAATTTTCTGTATTTCGCTTGTTCCTTCATAAATCTCAGTAACCTTTGCAGCCCTGAATAACCTCTGAATATCATGTTCCCTTGAATAACCCAGAGACCCATGAATCTGAAGAGCTTTATCTGTAACCCACATTGCTGTTTCTGATGCGTAAAGTTTAGCCATTGATGACCACTCAGAAAATCTTTCCCCCATTTGTTTTAAATAGGCTGCTTTATAAGTTAAAAGCCTTGCTGCCTCAATCCTTGTTCTCATTTCGGCAAGATAAAACTGAATTGCTTGATGCTCATAAAGCTTTTTACCAAATGTTTCCCTCTCAAAGGAAAATTTAACTGCATGTTCAAAAGCACCTTGAGCAATTCCAACTGCCTGAGCTGCTATTCCTATTCTTCCAGCATCTAAAACACTCATCGCAATTTTAAAACCCTCTCCTTCATTACCGAGCCTCATATCTTCAGTAATTACATAATCCTCAAAGGTTAATTCACAGGAGTAAGCTGCCCTTATACCGAGTTTTTTTTCAGGCGGTGATTTTATAATTCCCTTTTTTTCAGTATCTACAATAAAACATGTTATCCCATGATGTTTTTTTTCAGGTTCAGTAACAGCAAAAAGTAAAATATATTTAGCATGAGAACCGTTTGTAACCCATACTTTTTTCCCATTAATTACATATTCATTCCCTTTTTTTATTGCTCTTGTTTTTAAATTTGAAGCATCACTTCCTGCATGAGGCTCAGTTAAGGAAAAGGCTCCAATTCTCTCACCTCTTGCTATTATAGGTAAAATTTTCTTTTTCTGTTCATCTGTTCCAAATTTATAAATTCCATAACAGAAAAGGGAATTATTAACAGACATAATAACTCCATGAGCTGGACAAACCCTTGATATTTCCTCTACAGCAATTGCATAGGATAATGAATCCATTCCAGCACCACCGTATTCTTCAGGTATTTCCATTCCCATTAATCCCAGTTCCCCCATTTTTTTTATATTTTCTTCTGGAAAAATTTCTTCTTCGTCAATCTTATTGGCAATTGGTTCTATCTCATTTTTAACAAAATCTCTAACCATATCCCTTATCATTTTATGTTCTTCTTTAAGTTCAAAATCCATATTAATTAGTTTTTTTAGAAAGGAATAGAACCTTTAAAAATTTAATTATATTGATTTAAGAGGTCCAGAATAAAATTTTCTTTTTTAAAATTTTTCTTTTTATTTTATTTATATTGGCTTTTGTTATTAAATAGCCCTTTTCAACAAATTCGTCTATTTTATCAAAATCAGCCCAGGATAAATTCTGTGTATCAAAGGTAATAAGAAAATCGGATTCTTTAATTTCTCTTTCTTCAAAATAAACCCTGTGAAACTGTAAAATTCTCTGGTAGAATTCATAACCACCTCTAAAATCTTTTTTGGGTTCAATTTCATTTTTAACTCGTGAAATTATTATAAACCTTGGATTATATAATTTTTTCAAAAAATATACTGGTGAATTTGAGATTACACCACCATCAACTAAAATTCTTCCTTCCTTTTTAAGAGGTGGCAAAAATCCAGGAATTGCTGATGTTGCAATTACTGCATCCTTTATAAAACCTTTATCTATATAAATGTATTCTCCTTTAACAAGGTCAAAGGAGGTAACAAAAGTTTTTATTTTTAAATCTTCAAATCTTAGATCCCCGAAAATTTCTTCTGCTGCTTCATAGGTCTCTTTAAAGGGGATAACTGATTCTGATAAAAAAGCTTTTGCAAGATTTATTCTTTCAACTATGGCATCATGTATTCTCTTAAAAATATTCTTTTCTTCCCTTGTAAAAACATCAAAACCAAGTTTTTTTAGAATTCCCCTTTCAATGCTTTCTTTTATTTTATCATAAACAAATTTCCAAGAAAGTT
It contains:
- a CDS encoding acyl-CoA dehydrogenase, which translates into the protein MDFELKEEHKMIRDMVRDFVKNEIEPIANKIDEEEIFPEENIKKMGELGLMGMEIPEEYGGAGMDSLSYAIAVEEISRVCPAHGVIMSVNNSLFCYGIYKFGTDEQKKKILPIIARGERIGAFSLTEPHAGSDASNLKTRAIKKGNEYVINGKKVWVTNGSHAKYILLFAVTEPEKKHHGITCFIVDTEKKGIIKSPPEKKLGIRAAYSCELTFEDYVITEDMRLGNEGEGFKIAMSVLDAGRIGIAAQAVGIAQGAFEHAVKFSFERETFGKKLYEHQAIQFYLAEMRTRIEAARLLTYKAAYLKQMGERFSEWSSMAKLYASETAMWVTDKALQIHGSLGYSREHDIQRLFRAAKVTEIYEGTSEIQKIVIARNIINEMKNFYEKV
- a CDS encoding patatin-like phospholipase family protein — translated: MRKIFSKRPFFSFSLSGGGARGLVHIGFLKAMEEEGIKPECIGGTSIGGIIGILYSYKLSWKFVYDKIKESIERGILKKLGFDVFTREEKNIFKRIHDAIVERINLAKAFLSESVIPFKETYEAAEEIFGDLRFEDLKIKTFVTSFDLVKGEYIYIDKGFIKDAVIATSAIPGFLPPLKKEGRILVDGGVISNSPVYFLKKLYNPRFIIISRVKNEIEPKKDFRGGYEFYQRILQFHRVYFEEREIKESDFLITFDTQNLSWADFDKIDEFVEKGYLITKANINKIKRKILKKKILFWTS